In Nitrospirota bacterium, a single window of DNA contains:
- a CDS encoding EAL domain-containing protein, whose amino-acid sequence MDRPYRILIVEDIPTDAELNEREIKSVLTHCVFERVETEADFLRALDEFAPDIIVSDYMMPSFDGMTALRLALKKAPLTPFIIVTGAMNEDTAVDCMKAGAANYVIKQHLRRLGPAVVHALEEKTVRIERLRAREELKASEDRYRILFEYNADGLLIADIESKTFRYANRKMCEMLGYTREELLSLSVPDIHPGEDLPRVLKEFEMQARKEKTLVEDIPCLRKDGTVFLADVNATPMEIDGRPCMLGMFRDITARKLSEKKLHEEAIRRNILIEQSRDGIVVLDQNGKVYEANNAFAAMLGYSPEEVHTLHVWDWDLRWKPEELLEMIRLVDNKGQHLETQHRRKDGTWYDVEISTNGAVWGDQKLVFCVCRDISARKAAEREMQKLMTAVDHAADWILITNREGSIEYVNNAVTHISGYTREELIGQNPRIFNSGRHDNDFYKNLWETLLSDNTFLGILINRKKTGEIFELHYTITPLKDGQGTITHFVGTAKDITQQKLLEERLEYTAYYDPLTGLPNRTLFTDRLTRSLEIAKEQEKLIAVVAIDIDRFTMLNENLGYRTGDELLKRVGKRLSDAISRECTVARFGADNFGMVITDIQHSEDLVLCMEKIWNSIQKPFTIYQEEIILTLSMGISLFPNDGDTTETLMNNADIALSKAKSGGMNSYQFFTADMNIKTSEFVNLQRRLFNALKAHEYTMHYQPYFDISTRKMVGMEALLRWNSPELGFVSPAHFIPILEETGMIVDVGNWIIETVCRQIKEWMDKGFKHRIVPVFVNLSPVQFRQKNLMEKIVQTIRKTGIYPSFLGFEITETSIMEDIDFIRSFITGLKKAGISVHIDDFGTGYSSLSMLRSLPVDSLKIDLSFIRDLSNSPDDASIVITIISMAHNLNLKTIAEGVETEEQWNILRILKCDMAQGYYFNKPTSAQDVEKYFG is encoded by the coding sequence GTGGACAGACCATACCGCATCCTGATTGTTGAAGACATTCCGACTGACGCCGAACTGAACGAGAGAGAAATAAAAAGCGTGCTCACCCACTGCGTCTTCGAAAGGGTCGAGACCGAGGCAGATTTTCTTCGGGCGCTTGATGAGTTTGCTCCGGACATCATTGTATCGGATTACATGATGCCCTCCTTTGACGGTATGACGGCGCTGCGATTAGCCCTGAAAAAAGCTCCCCTTACACCCTTCATAATCGTGACCGGCGCGATGAACGAAGACACTGCGGTAGACTGCATGAAAGCAGGCGCTGCCAACTATGTAATCAAACAGCACCTGAGGAGACTGGGGCCTGCGGTCGTCCATGCCCTTGAAGAAAAAACTGTGCGTATTGAACGGTTGCGCGCACGGGAGGAACTGAAGGCATCTGAAGACAGATACCGGATACTGTTTGAATATAATGCCGACGGCCTGCTGATTGCGGATATCGAGTCAAAGACCTTCCGCTATGCCAACAGGAAGATGTGCGAAATGCTCGGATACACCAGGGAAGAGCTCCTTTCCCTGAGTGTCCCGGACATCCATCCCGGCGAAGACCTTCCCCGGGTGCTCAAGGAATTCGAAATGCAGGCAAGGAAGGAAAAAACTCTGGTTGAGGATATCCCCTGCCTGCGCAAGGACGGCACGGTATTTCTTGCCGACGTAAATGCCACGCCTATGGAAATAGACGGCAGACCCTGTATGCTGGGAATGTTCCGTGACATTACAGCGCGCAAGCTTTCGGAAAAAAAGCTTCATGAGGAAGCGATCCGGCGAAATATCCTGATCGAACAGTCAAGGGACGGAATCGTAGTGCTTGACCAGAACGGGAAGGTATACGAGGCAAACAACGCATTTGCCGCAATGCTCGGATATTCTCCGGAGGAAGTCCATACTCTCCATGTATGGGACTGGGATCTGCGATGGAAGCCCGAAGAACTGCTCGAAATGATCCGCCTTGTCGATAACAAAGGGCAACACCTTGAGACACAGCACCGTCGCAAGGACGGCACATGGTATGACGTGGAAATCAGTACCAACGGAGCTGTGTGGGGGGATCAGAAGCTCGTATTCTGTGTATGCCGGGATATCTCTGCGCGCAAGGCAGCAGAAAGGGAGATGCAGAAACTTATGACCGCGGTAGATCATGCGGCAGACTGGATTCTCATCACCAACCGCGAGGGCTCAATTGAATACGTAAACAATGCAGTCACACACATATCGGGGTATACAAGGGAAGAGCTGATCGGGCAGAACCCGAGGATATTCAATTCCGGCAGGCATGACAACGATTTCTATAAAAACCTCTGGGAAACACTGCTTTCAGACAATACATTCCTTGGGATACTGATAAACAGAAAGAAAACCGGTGAGATATTTGAGCTCCATTACACAATAACTCCGCTGAAAGACGGGCAGGGAACCATTACCCATTTTGTGGGAACCGCAAAAGACATAACCCAACAGAAACTTCTGGAAGAGCGGCTCGAATACACTGCCTACTATGATCCCCTCACGGGACTGCCAAACAGGACTCTTTTTACCGACAGATTAACCAGGTCATTGGAAATCGCGAAAGAACAGGAGAAACTTATCGCGGTAGTGGCAATTGACATTGACAGATTCACTATGCTGAACGAAAACCTCGGATACAGGACGGGGGATGAACTGCTGAAGAGAGTAGGGAAAAGGCTCTCAGATGCCATATCCCGCGAGTGCACTGTAGCCCGTTTCGGCGCTGACAATTTCGGCATGGTGATCACCGATATCCAGCATTCTGAAGATCTGGTACTGTGTATGGAAAAAATATGGAATTCCATTCAAAAACCTTTCACAATATATCAGGAAGAAATAATCCTGACCCTGAGCATGGGAATCTCCCTGTTCCCGAATGACGGGGATACTACTGAAACCCTCATGAACAATGCAGATATCGCCCTGTCAAAGGCAAAATCGGGAGGGATGAACTCCTATCAGTTCTTTACCGCGGACATGAACATCAAAACGTCCGAATTCGTAAATCTCCAGCGGAGACTCTTCAATGCCCTGAAAGCACACGAATATACAATGCACTACCAGCCATATTTTGACATCAGCACCAGAAAAATGGTCGGCATGGAAGCGCTCCTCCGGTGGAACAGCCCTGAACTTGGATTCGTCTCACCGGCGCACTTCATCCCCATCCTTGAAGAGACAGGGATGATCGTCGATGTCGGCAACTGGATCATAGAAACAGTATGCAGGCAGATCAAAGAATGGATGGACAAGGGATTCAAACACAGGATCGTGCCTGTTTTTGTGAATCTCTCCCCGGTACAGTTCAGGCAGAAGAACTTAATGGAAAAGATTGTCCAGACTATCAGGAAAACCGGTATCTATCCGAGTTTCCTCGGGTTCGAGATCACGGAAACCAGCATAATGGAAGACATTGATTTTATCCGCAGCTTCATCACAGGGCTGAAGAAAGCGGGCATCTCGGTGCATATCGATGACTTCGGGACCGGTTATTCGTCCCTGAGCATGCTCAGGAGTCTGCCTGTCGACAGCCTGAAGATAGACCTGTCCTTCATCAGGGACCTGTCAAACAGTCCTGATGACGCTTCCATAGTGATCACGATAATATCAATGGCCCACAACCTGAATCTCAAAACTATTGCCGAGGGGGTTGAAACAGAAGAGCAGTGGAATATCCTCCGCATTCTGAAGTGTGATATGGCGCAGGGATATTACTTCAACAAACCCACGTCCGCGCAGGATGTGGAAAAATATTTTGGATAG